One Alnus glutinosa chromosome 13, dhAlnGlut1.1, whole genome shotgun sequence genomic window, TTCATCTTAATTAATGTCTCTTTTTTGGTCTTTTCAATTCATTattacttctatatatatatatatttatattttattttttacagttATTCAATTCCAAGCTTGTCCTGGCATCTTCAGAAACTGCTACTGATGCAGATCATGCTGCAATCTTGGGGGTTATTGGCCATGAGGTTTGTTATTGACGTCTATAATGAAAAGTCTTCTTTAATCTTAGTCCTCGTGGATATAAATTTAGTGACTTTTGGTTCATATCTTGTACATCGTGCAGTACTTCCACAACTGGACTGGCAACAGGTTGGTTCATATCCCATCAAAGCTCATTATTCTTTTGTCAATATGCATTCTGAATTTCTGAGGGCCTTTATTCCTGATATCTAAATATGTTTCTTCACTTGTCTGTAGAATTGCTTTCTGTGTGTATTGGCTCCTGATCTTAAAATAACGTTCTTACAGCTGTCCCTTCTATACTTCTTACTGTACTCTGAAACTAGTTTTCTTCTGTCCGTGTTGGTTGGGAGCTTACATGTCAACCGTTACCATCTTCATATAATATTCAAGTTGTAGTCACATGTCAGTTAAGGTTTTGATATAATAATTGCAGAGTGACATGTCGTGACTGGTTCCAGCTCAGCCTAAAGGAAGGTCTCACTGTATTCCGAGATCAGGTATAGCCTTTTTGTTCCCCATCTGCAAAGTGGTATTTGTAACCTTGAAAACTGAAAACAGTATATTTTCTTTGATATATTCTTTTATTGAGCTTATGAATTTAATAAATCCTTCATAATTGGTAGGAATTTTCATCTGACATGGGAAGCCGTACTGTAAAGCGGATTGCTGATGTATCAAAGCTTCGAAATTATCAGTTTCCacaggtacttttttttttttctcctcatgAATATAGAAAAGTTGTGTAACTTCTAAATTGATTCCTGCATTCTTATTACATTGTgataattgtttaattattttaaaccTTACAGAGTGTTTGTGAGAAGACTGGTATGCCTTTCTAAAATGGGTGTGCCTTTGTTGTTTAATAGAGTTTTTGGTATAACACGCTGCATTTAAGTGCTAATATTTGTTTTCCTGGTTTTTCAGGATGCTGGTCCCATGGCTCATCCTGTACGGCCACATTCATACATTAAGGTCAGAAaccattttctgtttttttttttttttttttccaaagtaactcttttttttatcaagttaTCAACATAGTCTACAGCTTTCATGAATATTAAGCTTTAAAGTGatgtttcttttttccctctccTTGACAGATGGACAACTTCTACACAGGCAAGTTTCAGTTCTCTATGTAATTAAACTAGTATAGCTGTCTTCTCAAATTTTGCTTGGAAATTGTAATCTGCTTCTAACTTTTGGATATTTGGCTTTTTTGTGCATCATGTTGGATATGATACTAATTTGGGGCCTTCACCAACTTCAACGTGCAGTGACGGTATGGTTTGGCAATTTTTATTTGCATCTTTTAACCCCATATCCAAAGTATTCTCgtgagaaaatatttaattgttctctatttcattttccttttacaGGTGTATGAAAAGGttagactttttttctttgaccACAAactcaccctctctctctctggatgAGACCTATTGTCAAGTTATCAATGGTTTGATCTTATGATCCAATTATCAGGGAGCTGAAGTTGTCAGGATGTACAAAACCTTACTGGGGAGTGAAGGGTTCCGAAAAGTAAGTTTTAGAATGTCTGTGCCTAATGCAGATTATGTGATAAAAATATCTACTTCTATAAAATCTGCTCATCTTTGGGAAGTCAGTTATACAATTTCTCCACATTTCAGGGCATGGATCTTTATTTTGAGAGGCATGATGGGCAAGCTGTAACCTGCGAAGATTTTTTCGCTGCCATGCGAGATGCAAATGATGCTGATTTTGCTAATTTCTTGCAATGGTCTCTATCtaccttttgtttcttttgagttttcttCTGATAGTTTTGATACTAACTCTTTAATATCTATCTAAAATACAGGTACTCCCAAGCTGGGACCCCTCGTGTCAAAGTGACATCATCTTACAATGCTGAAACTCGTACTTTTTCTCTGAAGTTCAGGTATACATGCTgggattttttttcctctcttttttggTAAAGAATCACAATCTTCCTCATGTTTGATGGTGCACTTTTCACAGTCAAGAGGTACCACCAACTCCAGGACAACCAGTAAAAGAACCCATGTTCATTCCTGTCACAGTAGGTTTGCTCGACTCAACAGGCAAGGACATCCCCCTCTCCTCTTTGTATCACAATGGAATATTGAAGTCTGTTGCAAGCAACGAGAAACCAGTAGATACTACAATTCTTCGAGTGACCAAGGTCAGTTCAGAACTTTTACATTTGCTTTTTTGTAATTCCCTATTTTACATTTCAATGGACCAATTGGTAATTCTTTAGCTGTAACATGTACAGGTTATTTGTATCATCTAGGTTATTGCTAGAATGCCATTAAGCATAAGTAGTTATGCGGTTGCTAAGAGAAAGGAGAGATACAATATTTTGTAAACATGTTAACGTCATTTATTTGATATGCTGTATtcagtacaaaaaaaaataaaaattcatatgctATGCAAAACAATGACAATTATGTCATGTTTGTATCAACTGGAGACCATTTTGCTAAGCCATTAGGTCATCTtcgtttattattttctaattctttATATCCGTATTAACATTTGTATGCTTGTGTTTGGACTAAGcagaaagaagaagagtttgTGTTTTCTGATATATCTGAGCGGCCAGTTCCATCTCTATTGCGGGGCTACAGTGCTCCTGTTCGTCTTGAATCTGATCTCACTGACAGCGATTTGTTTTTCCTCCTTGCTCATGATTCTGATGAGTTCAACCGGTTTGTCTTTCCAAATGCAGCAACACTTTTCTATTTAGTAATTGAGCATCTGATGAACAGTCatttacttgatgatttttgtGTATTAGCTGGGAGGCTGGACAAGTGCTGGCACGCAAGCTGATGCTCAGCTTGGTGGCTGATTTCCAACAAAACAAGCCATTGGTTCTGAATCTAAATTTTGTGCAAGGGCTCAGAAGCATACTCGGTGACTCAAGCTTGGATAAAGTATGATGAggaatatttttcctttatcctgattttctttttttcctaatacTGAGGAAGGAGGAAGGGTGAATGCAGTAATGAATTTTAATGACCTCTGATTTTCCAGGAATTTGTTGCTAAGGCAATAACTCTGCCTGGTGAAGGGGAAATAATGGACATGATGGAAGTTGCAGACCCTGATGCTGTTCATGCTGTTCGTACTTTCATCAGGAAGCAGCTTGCCTGGGAACTGAAATCGGAGTTACTCAGCACGGTATGCCAACCCTAGGAGTTGCATAAGATATAATAGATTAATACCATGTTTGTGCTTCTATCtacttttgtttttctgttgaGGAATAAAGTTGTGCTGTTAATGCTTCACAGGTTGAAACAAATAGGAGCTCAGAAGAGTATGTGTTTGACCATTCTAATATGGCAAGGCGTGCTTTGAAGAATGTTTCTCTAGGtctgttttgtttttagttgtaTGTTTGCAAGATTGGCCTCTGGTAAACTTTTCATCAGTTGattttatgtgtgttttgtatTATCTatagcatatcttgcatcacTTGAAGATTCCAAGTATACCGAGCTTGCACTGCATGAGTACAGAACTGCCACAAATATGACTGAGCAATTTGCAGCTTTGGCTGCCATAGCCCAGAATCCTGGTGAAACTCGTGATAATGTTCTGGCTGACTTCTATGGCAAGTGGCAGCATGACTTTTTGGTAATACTTCTGCTCAATTGCTCTTAATTTGCTTGAATGATGTTTATGGGTCTCTGTGAGTTGTGTCCAGTGTGTTTCACCTGTGTGTCTGTCTCTTGCTCTTCAGGGAGGGGATGTATGGTAGGTATTCTGGAAAGGTTTTTCCTGAGTACAATTAGGATCTTCCTGGTATATTTGAGTAGTTTTAATGCATAGTTCATCACTTCAAGCATGTCTACAGGGGAAATGATactttttagaaaagaaaatggattgGACACCCTTGATAGATCTTGATCAAGTTGTGTTTGGAAGCATCTTTGGGGAAGAAAGAATTCAAAGTAATTATGTTAACAATTCCAAAGATTTGCATTCCATGATGGTCACCAGTTATCGGTTGATGAAAACATGCTTAACATGTACATATTGCTATTGGAAACTTTAGAGtaatctttcttttctgatACTATTTTATTCTGTTTTCTGAAGTGTTTCTGGATTTTGAAGAATTGTTGCCATCTCCTATTTATGAGGAGAAGGTTTCTCTCTGTTCTTGTATTATAATCGTATATTTCCCAATCTCATATTCCTCTTTTCTTCAGGTTGTGAATAAATGGTTTGCCCTTCAAGCCATGTCTGACATTACTGGCAATGTTGAGAATGTTAAGAGCCTGTTAAAACATCCTGCATTTGACCTGCGTAATCCAAACAAGGTATATTCGCTCATTGGAGGTTTTTGTGGTTCTCCTGTGAATTTCCATGCAAAGGATGGATCAGGCTACAAGTTCTTGGGAGAAATTGTGCTGCAGCTAGACAAGCTGAACCCTCAGGTCCATATAGATTTGGTTTTCACCACAATTTATGTCCTTATCGAACTATACTCCattcttatatttttgttgttttcatgATTTGCAGGTGGCGTCCCGCATGGTGTCAGCCTTTTCTAGATGGAGGCGT contains:
- the LOC133854058 gene encoding puromycin-sensitive aminopeptidase produces the protein MARLVLPCKGSSLTRTGLLGLISSAPLQAKSRVSFLEKPAKNISRYRRFLNSEVLCQRNCRISYLSLSRAKQTNRRLICSVATETLQKPVEEPGMGTRKEFFLKDYKMPDYYFDTVGLKFSLGEEKTIVSSKITVFPRVEGSSSSLVLDGKDLKLVSIRVNGKELKEGEYQLDSRHLTLPSPPSGTFTLEIVTEIYPQKNTSLEGLYKSSGNFCTQCEAEGFRKITFYQDRPDIMAKYSCRVEADKSLYPVLLSNGNLIEQGELEGGRHFVLWEDPFKKPCYLFALVAGQLESRDDTFITRSGRKVSLRIWTPAQDLPKTAHAMYSLKAAMKWDEDVFGLEYDLDLFNIVAVPDFNMGAMENKSLNLFNSKLVLASSETATDADHAAILGVIGHEYFHNWTGNRVTCRDWFQLSLKEGLTVFRDQEFSSDMGSRTVKRIADVSKLRNYQFPQDAGPMAHPVRPHSYIKMDNFYTVTVYEKGAEVVRMYKTLLGSEGFRKGMDLYFERHDGQAVTCEDFFAAMRDANDADFANFLQWYSQAGTPRVKVTSSYNAETRTFSLKFSQEVPPTPGQPVKEPMFIPVTVGLLDSTGKDIPLSSLYHNGILKSVASNEKPVDTTILRVTKKEEEFVFSDISERPVPSLLRGYSAPVRLESDLTDSDLFFLLAHDSDEFNRWEAGQVLARKLMLSLVADFQQNKPLVLNLNFVQGLRSILGDSSLDKEFVAKAITLPGEGEIMDMMEVADPDAVHAVRTFIRKQLAWELKSELLSTVETNRSSEEYVFDHSNMARRALKNVSLAYLASLEDSKYTELALHEYRTATNMTEQFAALAAIAQNPGETRDNVLADFYGKWQHDFLVVNKWFALQAMSDITGNVENVKSLLKHPAFDLRNPNKVYSLIGGFCGSPVNFHAKDGSGYKFLGEIVLQLDKLNPQVASRMVSAFSRWRRYDETRQNLAKAQLEKIMSTNGLSENVFEIASKSLAA